In Methylobacterium aquaticum, the following are encoded in one genomic region:
- a CDS encoding aminotransferase class I/II-fold pyridoxal phosphate-dependent enzyme — protein MPKSQVEPALAGSVTEKYHRSEVNLVNRWTALGNWFEDRNSAGLDPYQKYSRGPIQPITRGAYRDGRPFEGVNFASQDYLSLSTHPKIVEAAISAAKEYGVHSAGSAALMGNTQLSIDLECQLSEYLNYQYVTLFTTGWGAGYGVVKTLLREGDHVVIDNLAHACLQEAAVDAKAHIYKFPHLSVPAVERRLKRIRQHDKTNGILVITESLFSMDSDTPDLINLQLLCREYNAVLLVDCAHDLGAIGTDGKGVLGEQKIWGKIDVLMGSFSKTFSSVGGFVACNNAGLRFGLRAACGPSTFTNAMGPIQAAVILASLSIVRSDEGKHRRRLLHENTLLLRQKLIGSGFTVIGRPSPIVPMIVGSTPLARLATKFVIEYGGIVNLVEHPAVARNRDRWRLQVMADHKAEHIERMVDIAVRARDSALDCLDDTANF, from the coding sequence ATGCCGAAATCTCAGGTTGAACCGGCTTTAGCTGGGAGCGTGACTGAGAAGTATCATAGATCAGAGGTCAATCTAGTTAATAGATGGACAGCTCTAGGCAATTGGTTTGAGGACAGGAATAGCGCCGGTCTCGATCCGTACCAGAAGTATAGTCGTGGCCCAATACAGCCGATAACACGTGGTGCGTACAGGGACGGCCGACCGTTTGAAGGTGTTAATTTCGCAAGCCAAGATTATCTATCGCTCTCAACCCATCCCAAAATTGTAGAAGCTGCTATATCAGCGGCGAAGGAATATGGCGTCCATAGCGCAGGCTCAGCTGCTTTGATGGGTAACACGCAATTGTCAATCGATCTTGAGTGTCAATTGAGTGAATACCTCAACTACCAGTACGTGACGCTGTTTACTACGGGCTGGGGTGCTGGATATGGTGTGGTAAAGACGCTACTCCGGGAAGGAGACCACGTTGTTATCGACAATCTTGCGCATGCATGCCTTCAAGAAGCTGCTGTAGATGCAAAAGCACACATTTACAAATTTCCCCACCTCTCCGTTCCTGCCGTTGAACGGAGATTAAAGCGTATAAGACAGCATGATAAAACAAATGGTATATTAGTAATAACGGAGAGCCTGTTCTCCATGGATAGCGATACTCCAGATCTGATTAATTTGCAATTATTGTGCAGAGAGTATAATGCAGTTCTTTTGGTAGATTGTGCCCACGACCTAGGTGCGATTGGTACAGACGGTAAGGGGGTCCTTGGGGAGCAAAAAATATGGGGGAAGATCGATGTTCTTATGGGGTCTTTTTCTAAGACTTTTTCATCCGTTGGCGGTTTTGTCGCCTGCAACAATGCGGGCTTGAGGTTTGGGCTGCGAGCGGCCTGTGGTCCATCGACATTCACCAATGCGATGGGCCCTATACAAGCCGCAGTAATTCTAGCTTCTCTCAGTATAGTCCGCTCTGATGAGGGAAAACATAGAAGGCGGCTTCTACACGAAAATACGTTGTTGCTTCGTCAAAAACTTATAGGAAGTGGATTTACAGTCATTGGAAGACCTAGTCCTATCGTCCCAATGATCGTTGGCTCTACTCCTCTGGCTAGGCTTGCTACTAAATTCGTCATTGAATATGGGGGCATTGTCAACCTAGTTGAACATCCAGCTGTGGCGCGAAATAGAGATAGGTGGAGACTACAAGTTATGGCGGATCATAAGGCCGAACATATCGAACGCATGGTTGATATTGCTGTGCGCGCCCGCGACAGCGCGCTCGATTGTCTCGACGACACCGCGAATTTTTAG